The following proteins are encoded in a genomic region of Brachypodium distachyon strain Bd21 chromosome 1, Brachypodium_distachyon_v3.0, whole genome shotgun sequence:
- the LOC100844111 gene encoding expansin-A19, with the protein MTGKRSVRLFAAVLAVALCFAPAKSDWLPATATFYGEPDASGTMGGACGYGNLYDQGYGVSNAALSTALFNDGASCGQCYLIICDTSKTGWCKPGTSATVSATNFCPPNWTLPNDNGGWCNPPRFHFDMSQPSWETIAIYRAGIVPVLYQQVKCWRYGGVRFTIAGFNYFELVLLTNVGGSGSVKSMAVKGPNTGWIQMSRNWGANWQCLAGLEKQPLSFALTSTGGQYLVFQDAVPAGWQFGQTFSTYRQFDY; encoded by the exons ATGACGGGGAAACGTTCCGTGCGTCTGTTCGCCGCTGTTCTGGCAGTAGCACTGTGCTTTGCGCCGGCCAAGTCCGACTGGCTTCCGGCCACCGCCACCTTCTACGGCGAACCGGACGCCTCCGGCACCATGG GTGGTGCGTGTGGGTACGGGAACCTGTACGACCAGGGTTACGGGGTGAGCAACGCGGCGCTGAGCACGGCGCTGTTCAACGACGGGGCGTCGTGCGGGCAGTGCTACCTGATCATCTGCGACACGAGCAAGACCGGGTGGTGCAAGCCCGGAACGTCCGCCACGGTGTCCGCCACCAACTTCTGCCCGCCCAACTGGACGCTCCCCAACGACAACGGCGGCTGGTGCAATCCTCCCCGCTTCCACTTCGACATGTCCCAACCTTCCTGGGAGACCATCGCCATCTACCGCGCCGGCATCGTCCCCGTCCTCTACCAACA GGTGAAGTGCTGGAGGTACGGAGGGGTGAGGTTCACGATTGCAGGGTTCAACTACTTCGAGCTGGTGCTGCTGACCAATGTCGGAGGGAGCGGGTCGGTGAAGAGCATGGCCGTGAAGGGGCCTAACACGGGGTGGATCCAGATGTCCAGGAACTGGGGGGCAAATTGGCAGTGCCTGGCTGGGCTGGAGAAGCAGCCGCTCAGCTTCGCGCTCACCTCCACCGGCGGGCAGTACCTCGTCTTCCAGGACGCCGTCCCCGCCGGGTGGCAGTTCGGACAGACCTTCAGCACCTATCGCCAGTTCGACTACTAG
- the LOC100843807 gene encoding la-related protein 1B isoform X2 — protein MASVADSPAAVPAGAGTPPQSGSPVAAKRAATTAWKRPENGPVPVLMAPAIMDADSWPALPGLVSPQPPTPPKASPKAAPPPSTGAMISPVSLGDSGALDANSDHEALVDSPPARRASVFSEGDGLEIRAPGPEPSPVYSPNARSNGGGDHHHQNGRFGSHPHGRSGGYGGGNRRGNGGGGIRHGHEYHGGFDGPRRGGGRRDGHGPGHQQRGQQPSYIRAPPPLAVVAAPPPTPSFVGPAAPQTPPYGPPMSFPEMAPHVYYFAVPPSDGLQALPFVPPPPTPPPAMLISPFEHLQRQLLVQIEYYFSDENLCKDIYLRQHMDDQGWVPISLIACFNQVKNFLYRIAQVRKLTNTLQFILDTVRQSLVVEVQGDKIRRRARWEIWLLPRSNYSAGNTSGSLSPVTSNIDSLVSQFQSVGLEGTAYHPNMQAMPSQAFLARSATSVSIGYQAPTFGGLHSNGSEPIFGQRTARSLLRSDTF, from the exons ATGGCTTCCGTCGCTGACTCGCCCGCGGCCGTACCCGCTGGCGCGGGGACGCCGCCCCAGTCCGGGAGTCCTGTTGCGGCGAAGAgggccgccaccaccgcctgGAAGCGCCCGGAGAACGGGCCGGTGCCGGTTCTGATGGCGCCCGCAATCATGGACGCCGACTCATGGCCCGCGCTGCCTGGGCTGGTCTCTCCccagccgccgacgccgcctaaGGCCTCGCCTAAGGCCGCTCCTCCCCCGTCCACT GGGGCAATGATCTCCCCGGTCTCTCTGGGCGACTCCGGCGCTCTGGATGCTAACTCTGATCATGAGGCGCTGGTGGACAGTCCACCGGCCCGGCGTGCTTCCGTGTTCTCTGAAGGGGATGGGCTGGAGATCCGTGCCCCTGGTCCTGAGCCATCCCCAGTGTATTCGCCTAATGCCAGGAGCAACGGCGGGGgtgatcatcatcatcagaacGGCCGTTTCGGTTCCCATCCCCATGGCCGAAGCGGCGGCTACGGCGGGGGGAACAGACGGGGTAATGGTGGAGGTGGTATTCGACATGGACACGAGTACCACGGCGGGTTTGACGGGCCACGGCGTGGCGGTGGCCGAAGGGATGGACATGGGCCAGGGCACCAGCAGCGCGGTCAGCAGCCATCGTACATtagggctcctcctcctctggctgttgtggcggcgccacctccTACACCATCATTTGTTGGCCCTGCTGCTCCACAGACACCACCTTATGGGCCGCCTATGAGTTTCCCTG AGATGGCACCTCATGTTTACTATTTTGCCGTGCCCCCCTCGGATGGCCTTCAAGCCCTTCCTTTtgtgcctcctcctccaacccCTCCTCCAGCCATGTTAATTTCTCCCTTCGAACATCTTCAAAGGCAGCTGCTGGTGCAAATAGAATACTACTTTAG TGATGAAAATTTGTGCAAGGATATATACTTGCGGCAACATATGGATGACCAGGGTTGGGTGCCAATATCCTTGATTGCTTGCTTTAACCAG GTCAAAAATTTCCTATATCGCATTGCACAAGTAAGAAAGCTCACCAATACTTTACAGTTTATTTTGGATACAGTCCGGCAGTCTCTTGTGGTGGAAGTTCAG GGTGACAAAATTCGGAGGCGTGCGAGATGGGAGATTTGGTTGCTTCCAAGATCAAATTATTCTGCTGGAAATACGTCTGGCTCACTGTCCCCTGTGACATCCAACATTGATTCATTGGTATCTCAGTTTCAATCTGTTGGACTTGAGGGGACAGCATACCATCCAAATATGCAAGCAATGCCCAGTCAAGCTTTCCTTGCTAGGTCAGCAACTTCAGTTAGCATAGGCTATCAGGCACCTACCTTTGGAGGACTACACAGCAACGGCAGTGAACCTATTTTTGGGCAGAGGACCGCAAGAAGTTTACTCAGGAGCGATACCTTTTGA
- the LOC100843807 gene encoding la-related protein 1B isoform X3 produces MASVADSPAAVPAGAGTPPQSGSPVAAKRAATTAWKRPENGPVPVLMAPAIMDADSWPALPGLVSPQPPTPPKASPKAAPPPSTGAMISPVSLGDSGALDANSDHEALVDSPPARRASVFSEGDGLEIRAPGPEPSPVYSPNARSNGGGDHHHQNGRFGSHPHGRSGGYGGGNRRGNGGGGIRHGHEYHGGFDGPRRGGGRRDGHGPGHQQRGQQPSYIRAPPPLAVVAAPPPTPSFVGPAAPQTPPYGPPMSFPALPFVPPPPTPPPAMLISPFEHLQRQLLVQIEYYFSDENLCKDIYLRQHMDDQGWVPISLIACFNQVKNFLYRIAQVRKLTNTLQFILDTVRQSLVVEVQGDKIRRRARWEIWLLPRSNYSAGNTSGSLSPVTSNIDSLVSQFQSVGLEGTAYHPNMQAMPSQAFLARSATSVSIGYQAPTFGGLHSNGSEPIFGQRTARSLLRSDTF; encoded by the exons ATGGCTTCCGTCGCTGACTCGCCCGCGGCCGTACCCGCTGGCGCGGGGACGCCGCCCCAGTCCGGGAGTCCTGTTGCGGCGAAGAgggccgccaccaccgcctgGAAGCGCCCGGAGAACGGGCCGGTGCCGGTTCTGATGGCGCCCGCAATCATGGACGCCGACTCATGGCCCGCGCTGCCTGGGCTGGTCTCTCCccagccgccgacgccgcctaaGGCCTCGCCTAAGGCCGCTCCTCCCCCGTCCACT GGGGCAATGATCTCCCCGGTCTCTCTGGGCGACTCCGGCGCTCTGGATGCTAACTCTGATCATGAGGCGCTGGTGGACAGTCCACCGGCCCGGCGTGCTTCCGTGTTCTCTGAAGGGGATGGGCTGGAGATCCGTGCCCCTGGTCCTGAGCCATCCCCAGTGTATTCGCCTAATGCCAGGAGCAACGGCGGGGgtgatcatcatcatcagaacGGCCGTTTCGGTTCCCATCCCCATGGCCGAAGCGGCGGCTACGGCGGGGGGAACAGACGGGGTAATGGTGGAGGTGGTATTCGACATGGACACGAGTACCACGGCGGGTTTGACGGGCCACGGCGTGGCGGTGGCCGAAGGGATGGACATGGGCCAGGGCACCAGCAGCGCGGTCAGCAGCCATCGTACATtagggctcctcctcctctggctgttgtggcggcgccacctccTACACCATCATTTGTTGGCCCTGCTGCTCCACAGACACCACCTTATGGGCCGCCTATGAGTTTCCCTG CCCTTCCTTTtgtgcctcctcctccaacccCTCCTCCAGCCATGTTAATTTCTCCCTTCGAACATCTTCAAAGGCAGCTGCTGGTGCAAATAGAATACTACTTTAG TGATGAAAATTTGTGCAAGGATATATACTTGCGGCAACATATGGATGACCAGGGTTGGGTGCCAATATCCTTGATTGCTTGCTTTAACCAG GTCAAAAATTTCCTATATCGCATTGCACAAGTAAGAAAGCTCACCAATACTTTACAGTTTATTTTGGATACAGTCCGGCAGTCTCTTGTGGTGGAAGTTCAG GGTGACAAAATTCGGAGGCGTGCGAGATGGGAGATTTGGTTGCTTCCAAGATCAAATTATTCTGCTGGAAATACGTCTGGCTCACTGTCCCCTGTGACATCCAACATTGATTCATTGGTATCTCAGTTTCAATCTGTTGGACTTGAGGGGACAGCATACCATCCAAATATGCAAGCAATGCCCAGTCAAGCTTTCCTTGCTAGGTCAGCAACTTCAGTTAGCATAGGCTATCAGGCACCTACCTTTGGAGGACTACACAGCAACGGCAGTGAACCTATTTTTGGGCAGAGGACCGCAAGAAGTTTACTCAGGAGCGATACCTTTTGA
- the LOC100843807 gene encoding la-related protein 1B isoform X1: MASVADSPAAVPAGAGTPPQSGSPVAAKRAATTAWKRPENGPVPVLMAPAIMDADSWPALPGLVSPQPPTPPKASPKAAPPPSTGAMISPVSLGDSGALDANSDHEALVDSPPARRASVFSEGDGLEIRAPGPEPSPVYSPNARSNGGGDHHHQNGRFGSHPHGRSGGYGGGNRRGNGGGGIRHGHEYHGGFDGPRRGGGRRDGHGPGHQQRGQQPSYIRAPPPLAVVAAPPPTPSFVGPAAPQTPPYGPPMSFPAEMAPHVYYFAVPPSDGLQALPFVPPPPTPPPAMLISPFEHLQRQLLVQIEYYFSDENLCKDIYLRQHMDDQGWVPISLIACFNQVKNFLYRIAQVRKLTNTLQFILDTVRQSLVVEVQGDKIRRRARWEIWLLPRSNYSAGNTSGSLSPVTSNIDSLVSQFQSVGLEGTAYHPNMQAMPSQAFLARSATSVSIGYQAPTFGGLHSNGSEPIFGQRTARSLLRSDTF; the protein is encoded by the exons ATGGCTTCCGTCGCTGACTCGCCCGCGGCCGTACCCGCTGGCGCGGGGACGCCGCCCCAGTCCGGGAGTCCTGTTGCGGCGAAGAgggccgccaccaccgcctgGAAGCGCCCGGAGAACGGGCCGGTGCCGGTTCTGATGGCGCCCGCAATCATGGACGCCGACTCATGGCCCGCGCTGCCTGGGCTGGTCTCTCCccagccgccgacgccgcctaaGGCCTCGCCTAAGGCCGCTCCTCCCCCGTCCACT GGGGCAATGATCTCCCCGGTCTCTCTGGGCGACTCCGGCGCTCTGGATGCTAACTCTGATCATGAGGCGCTGGTGGACAGTCCACCGGCCCGGCGTGCTTCCGTGTTCTCTGAAGGGGATGGGCTGGAGATCCGTGCCCCTGGTCCTGAGCCATCCCCAGTGTATTCGCCTAATGCCAGGAGCAACGGCGGGGgtgatcatcatcatcagaacGGCCGTTTCGGTTCCCATCCCCATGGCCGAAGCGGCGGCTACGGCGGGGGGAACAGACGGGGTAATGGTGGAGGTGGTATTCGACATGGACACGAGTACCACGGCGGGTTTGACGGGCCACGGCGTGGCGGTGGCCGAAGGGATGGACATGGGCCAGGGCACCAGCAGCGCGGTCAGCAGCCATCGTACATtagggctcctcctcctctggctgttgtggcggcgccacctccTACACCATCATTTGTTGGCCCTGCTGCTCCACAGACACCACCTTATGGGCCGCCTATGAGTTTCCCTG CAGAGATGGCACCTCATGTTTACTATTTTGCCGTGCCCCCCTCGGATGGCCTTCAAGCCCTTCCTTTtgtgcctcctcctccaacccCTCCTCCAGCCATGTTAATTTCTCCCTTCGAACATCTTCAAAGGCAGCTGCTGGTGCAAATAGAATACTACTTTAG TGATGAAAATTTGTGCAAGGATATATACTTGCGGCAACATATGGATGACCAGGGTTGGGTGCCAATATCCTTGATTGCTTGCTTTAACCAG GTCAAAAATTTCCTATATCGCATTGCACAAGTAAGAAAGCTCACCAATACTTTACAGTTTATTTTGGATACAGTCCGGCAGTCTCTTGTGGTGGAAGTTCAG GGTGACAAAATTCGGAGGCGTGCGAGATGGGAGATTTGGTTGCTTCCAAGATCAAATTATTCTGCTGGAAATACGTCTGGCTCACTGTCCCCTGTGACATCCAACATTGATTCATTGGTATCTCAGTTTCAATCTGTTGGACTTGAGGGGACAGCATACCATCCAAATATGCAAGCAATGCCCAGTCAAGCTTTCCTTGCTAGGTCAGCAACTTCAGTTAGCATAGGCTATCAGGCACCTACCTTTGGAGGACTACACAGCAACGGCAGTGAACCTATTTTTGGGCAGAGGACCGCAAGAAGTTTACTCAGGAGCGATACCTTTTGA